A stretch of Spirosoma oryzicola DNA encodes these proteins:
- a CDS encoding ComEA family DNA-binding protein, with protein MFNRLQALIRDYFGFSHKEARGTLVLISLTLLCLLIPFLYRFVADPKSVDTSVADQRKLDSLVSLMQAEEARQPKFGARPENEKTTAERFSEPKLFAFDPNTVSVAGWQQLGLPRWLAERIDKYRSKGGQFRKKEDLLRIYDFPPDLYDQLEPYITLAEQPATKKYADSRTTDKQVSAGKSYATDGYKGNSHASFAKPALQPFDINTADTTQLIALKGIGSKLAGRIIKFRDALGGFVATDQFRDIYGLDSLALEELQKFAKIQSAPRRIAINTASAEELDRHPFLSRRQAEVIVRYREQHGAYSSAESLKPIRILDAKTIEKIGPYLEF; from the coding sequence ATGTTCAATCGTTTACAAGCGCTTATTCGTGATTATTTCGGATTTTCTCACAAAGAAGCCAGAGGGACGTTGGTACTGATTTCCCTTACATTGCTTTGCCTGCTAATCCCTTTTTTGTATCGCTTTGTTGCCGATCCCAAATCCGTCGATACATCCGTTGCTGATCAGCGCAAACTAGATAGTCTGGTGAGCCTGATGCAAGCGGAGGAAGCTCGACAACCCAAGTTTGGCGCAAGACCGGAAAACGAAAAGACCACTGCGGAGCGTTTCAGCGAGCCAAAACTCTTCGCGTTCGATCCGAATACTGTTAGCGTAGCAGGCTGGCAGCAACTAGGATTGCCCCGCTGGCTGGCCGAGCGAATCGACAAATACCGTAGCAAAGGAGGGCAGTTCCGTAAAAAAGAAGATTTACTGCGTATTTATGACTTTCCTCCCGATCTGTACGATCAGCTAGAGCCATACATAACGTTGGCCGAGCAGCCTGCAACGAAAAAATATGCGGACAGCCGGACAACCGATAAACAGGTTTCAGCCGGGAAGTCATACGCCACCGATGGGTATAAAGGCAACAGTCACGCTTCTTTTGCAAAACCCGCACTACAACCATTTGACATCAACACGGCCGATACCACTCAGTTGATTGCCTTGAAAGGAATTGGCTCCAAACTGGCCGGACGAATCATTAAATTCAGGGATGCGCTCGGCGGTTTCGTCGCGACGGACCAGTTCAGGGATATATACGGACTTGACTCGTTAGCCCTGGAGGAGTTACAGAAATTTGCAAAAATTCAATCCGCACCGCGCCGGATCGCAATCAACACGGCTAGTGCTGAAGAACTGGATCGTCACCCGTTTTTATCACGTCGGCAGGCTGAGGTCATTGTACGCTACCGGGAGCAGCACGGCGCTTACAGTTCCGCTGAATCGCTGAAGCCAATCCGGATTCTGGACGCGAAGACAATCGAAAAGATCGGTCCATATTTGGAGTTTTAA
- a CDS encoding PQQ-dependent sugar dehydrogenase, whose translation MFSKAINAFLLSLVATAGFSWFMWSLCQPSKKVADNAGVEHIKSLVSTGDEGDVEEAGLLPPIFESDKATSAKSVASVRAVNAYPKLTFDSPVEYTHANDGSNRVFVVEQVGRIKMFDNNPDATSSQTYLDIRNKVAYGGEMGLLGLAFHPKFKENGFFFVNYTKNNPRETIVSRFKASSTNASQVDPNSEVILFRFKQPYSNHNGGKVLFGPDGYLYVATGDGGSGGDPQNNGQDRSSWLGKILRVDVNSTEKGHYGIPADNPFANNKEGLREELFAYGLRNPWRISFDEKGQLWAGDVGQNEIEEVDIITKGGNYGWRVKEGREDYKAEGNSTPKNLIAPIWQYPHRDGNISITGGIVYRGAQNPSLRGKYVYADYASGRVWALTPNGTKSASNQEIVPRAGAISAFGEDQKNELYLCDLGEGKILKLVEN comes from the coding sequence ATGTTTAGTAAGGCTATAAATGCATTTTTATTATCGCTGGTTGCTACAGCCGGGTTTTCCTGGTTTATGTGGTCGCTCTGTCAACCCAGTAAAAAAGTGGCTGACAATGCCGGCGTAGAGCACATAAAATCGCTGGTGAGCACCGGTGACGAAGGAGATGTCGAGGAGGCCGGTCTACTGCCTCCGATCTTCGAATCTGACAAAGCTACTTCAGCCAAGTCAGTTGCTTCAGTTCGGGCCGTAAACGCTTACCCAAAATTGACGTTTGACTCACCGGTTGAGTACACACACGCCAACGATGGCTCTAATCGGGTGTTTGTGGTCGAACAGGTCGGTCGTATCAAAATGTTTGATAACAACCCTGATGCTACGTCCTCCCAAACCTATCTGGACATTCGGAATAAAGTCGCCTATGGCGGGGAGATGGGGCTATTAGGACTGGCTTTTCACCCAAAATTTAAGGAGAACGGGTTTTTCTTTGTGAACTACACCAAGAATAATCCCCGCGAAACGATAGTAAGCCGGTTTAAAGCTTCTTCGACCAATGCGTCACAGGTTGATCCTAATTCCGAAGTGATCCTGTTCCGGTTCAAACAACCGTACTCAAATCATAACGGCGGTAAAGTGCTGTTTGGGCCTGACGGCTATCTGTATGTAGCAACGGGTGATGGCGGAAGTGGGGGCGATCCGCAGAACAACGGACAAGATCGGAGCAGTTGGCTTGGTAAAATACTGCGTGTCGATGTAAACAGCACCGAAAAAGGGCACTACGGTATTCCCGCTGACAATCCATTTGCCAACAACAAGGAGGGATTGCGTGAAGAACTATTTGCGTACGGTTTGCGCAATCCGTGGCGGATAAGCTTTGACGAAAAAGGTCAGCTATGGGCGGGCGACGTTGGTCAGAATGAAATAGAGGAAGTTGACATCATCACAAAAGGAGGAAATTACGGCTGGCGTGTTAAAGAAGGCCGTGAGGACTATAAGGCCGAAGGGAATTCCACTCCTAAGAACCTGATTGCCCCGATTTGGCAGTATCCGCATCGGGATGGCAATATCTCTATAACGGGTGGTATCGTGTACCGGGGAGCGCAGAATCCATCGTTACGCGGCAAGTATGTTTATGCTGATTACGCGAGTGGCCGGGTTTGGGCGCTTACACCGAACGGTACGAAGTCAGCTTCGAATCAGGAAATCGTACCCAGGGCAGGGGCCATATCAGCTTTCGGCGAGGACCAGAAAAACGAGTTATACTTGTGCGATCTGGGAGAAGGAAAGATCCTTAAACTCGTTGAGAACTAG
- a CDS encoding serine O-acetyltransferase has protein sequence MLVANTSFLDHLQAQRSQYRYKLPSRPDAGRFIDQLMRLLFPVTQDCQSASQHIEETYQKLHQQLICLFQPLSATLPTNPETIADKFFEQLPVIYDKLFLDAHAIVDNDPAAVGVEEVVAVYPGFYTIAVYRIAHELLGLNVPLLPRMLTEYAHGLTGIDIHPGAQIGRSFFIDHGTGVVIGETTVIGNNVKVYQGVTLGATHVAKSMAQKKRHPTIEDNVVIYANATILGGRTVVGHDSVIGGNVWLTSSVEPYSLVYNQHQTEVRLKSLDDAEPINFVI, from the coding sequence ATGCTTGTTGCTAATACTTCTTTCCTCGACCACCTACAGGCCCAACGGTCGCAGTATCGGTATAAACTTCCCTCCCGCCCCGATGCCGGTCGATTTATTGATCAGTTGATGCGGTTGCTGTTTCCCGTTACGCAGGACTGCCAGTCGGCTTCTCAGCATATCGAGGAAACGTACCAGAAGCTGCATCAGCAACTTATTTGCCTGTTTCAACCCTTGTCAGCCACGCTGCCCACTAATCCTGAAACGATTGCGGACAAGTTCTTTGAGCAGTTGCCCGTTATTTATGACAAGCTGTTTTTGGATGCTCACGCCATCGTAGACAACGATCCGGCGGCCGTTGGCGTCGAAGAGGTGGTAGCGGTCTACCCCGGTTTCTACACCATTGCCGTGTATCGCATTGCGCACGAACTTCTTGGCCTGAACGTGCCGCTTCTGCCACGGATGCTCACGGAGTACGCACACGGTCTTACAGGAATCGATATTCACCCTGGCGCGCAGATTGGCCGGTCGTTTTTCATCGACCACGGCACGGGCGTCGTGATTGGAGAGACAACCGTTATTGGCAATAATGTCAAGGTTTACCAGGGGGTTACCCTCGGCGCAACCCACGTTGCCAAGTCCATGGCTCAGAAGAAACGGCATCCAACGATTGAAGATAACGTGGTTATCTACGCGAATGCCACCATCCTGGGCGGGCGCACCGTTGTTGGGCATGATTCGGTCATTGGCGGTAACGTTTGGCTGACCAGTAGTGTAGAACCTTATTCGCTGGTTTACAACCAGCACCAGACCGAGGTTCGGCTTAAATCGCTTGACGATGCCGAGCCAATAAATTTTGTCATCTAA
- the cysK gene encoding cysteine synthase A: MKATTILDTIGQTPHVRLNRLFPGYEVWVKLERANPGASIKDRIALAMIEDAEAKGLLTSGSTIVEPTSGNTGIGLAMVAAVKGYKLILVMPESMSIERRKIMAAYGATFDLTPRELGMKGAIARAHELIEATPDAWMPQQFENPANIEIHKRTTAQEILADFPDGFDVLITGVGTGGHITGVSEVLKEKFPNLKAYAVEPEASPVIRGGAPGPHPIQGIGAGFIPQNLQLSAIDGTIQVSRDDAFDWARRAAREEGLFVGISSGASLAAVHQKLPEITPGSRILTFSYDTGERYLSVDGLY, from the coding sequence ATGAAAGCTACCACTATCCTAGATACCATTGGCCAAACTCCGCACGTGCGCCTGAACCGCCTTTTTCCGGGTTATGAGGTTTGGGTAAAACTCGAGCGAGCCAACCCCGGTGCCAGCATCAAAGACCGCATTGCGCTGGCGATGATTGAAGATGCCGAAGCAAAAGGCTTACTTACATCAGGAAGCACAATTGTCGAACCTACCTCGGGCAATACAGGTATTGGTTTAGCGATGGTAGCCGCCGTAAAAGGATACAAGTTAATTCTGGTCATGCCGGAATCAATGAGTATCGAACGGCGTAAGATCATGGCGGCCTACGGTGCTACTTTCGACCTAACCCCACGCGAGTTAGGCATGAAAGGAGCAATTGCCCGCGCTCACGAATTGATCGAAGCAACACCTGACGCCTGGATGCCCCAGCAGTTTGAAAACCCGGCAAACATTGAAATTCACAAACGCACAACCGCCCAGGAGATTCTTGCCGATTTCCCCGACGGATTCGATGTGTTGATCACGGGAGTTGGTACGGGCGGTCATATTACGGGCGTATCGGAGGTGCTGAAAGAAAAATTTCCGAATCTCAAAGCCTATGCCGTCGAGCCCGAGGCTTCCCCAGTGATTCGTGGTGGGGCTCCAGGCCCACATCCTATCCAGGGCATTGGTGCCGGTTTCATACCGCAGAACTTACAACTCAGCGCTATTGATGGCACTATCCAGGTAAGCCGCGACGATGCCTTTGACTGGGCGCGACGAGCAGCACGGGAAGAAGGTTTATTCGTGGGTATCTCGTCAGGTGCTTCCCTGGCGGCTGTTCACCAAAAATTACCCGAAATCACGCCTGGCAGTCGAATTTTGACATTCTCTTACGATACGGGTGAACGATATTTGTCGGTTGATGGGTTGTACTAA
- a CDS encoding YitT family protein, with protein MIQHSATYRIIKDTLFITAGVLGAGMGIKGFLLSSHFIDGGVTGISMLLASLFNIPLPIWLLLINLPFIGLGYRQFGRQFALKSTLGIAGLSLSLAVIPFPDVTPDFLLTSVFGGFFIGAGIGLAMRGGAVLDGTEIAALLISRSSHIFKVSDVILVLNVVIFSAAAFFLGVNPALYSMITYFAASKTVDFVIHGIEEYTAVLIVSKNHVAIREQIIECGWGVTVLKAEEGYGKHGSHHDLDCVLYVVLTRLELSRLRNMISIVDPTAFVIQHTVDDVAGGKVKSLPLH; from the coding sequence ATGATCCAACATTCCGCAACGTACCGTATCATTAAAGACACACTTTTTATTACCGCAGGCGTACTTGGTGCCGGTATGGGTATCAAAGGTTTTCTGTTATCAAGTCATTTCATTGATGGGGGTGTGACGGGCATATCGATGCTGCTCGCTTCCCTGTTTAATATTCCCCTACCCATCTGGCTATTGCTTATCAACTTACCTTTTATTGGGTTGGGTTACCGACAGTTTGGTCGGCAATTTGCCCTTAAAAGCACACTTGGGATTGCGGGTCTTTCGCTTAGTCTGGCCGTTATTCCTTTCCCGGATGTAACACCGGATTTTCTGTTGACGTCTGTTTTTGGCGGATTTTTCATCGGAGCCGGAATCGGACTGGCCATGCGGGGAGGTGCTGTTCTGGACGGAACCGAAATTGCGGCTTTGCTCATCAGCCGAAGCAGCCACATTTTTAAGGTAAGTGACGTTATCCTGGTTCTCAACGTAGTCATATTCAGCGCTGCCGCTTTTTTCCTGGGCGTCAACCCTGCGCTGTACTCCATGATCACTTATTTTGCCGCATCCAAAACAGTAGACTTCGTTATTCACGGTATCGAGGAATACACGGCGGTCCTGATCGTTTCCAAAAATCATGTGGCCATTCGCGAACAGATTATCGAGTGTGGTTGGGGAGTAACCGTCTTGAAAGCCGAAGAAGGCTATGGAAAGCACGGTAGCCACCATGACCTCGACTGTGTCTTGTACGTGGTATTGACCCGACTAGAACTCAGCCGTTTACGAAACATGATCTCGATTGTTGACCCAACGGCCTTTGTCATTCAGCACACGGTTGATGATGTGGCGGGCGGAAAAGTAAAAAGTTTACCCTTGCATTGA
- a CDS encoding SDR family oxidoreductase, with protein sequence MHIAIIGATGMIGKPVTHELRKAGFSIRIIARDVAAARRLFPGTEIAAGDLRTIASLIGPLQGIDTVYLNLSIRQTEKPADFHTEEQGIVNLIEAAKQAGVRRIAYLSSMVMRYQDMDGFSWWVFAIKQKAVRLLKASGIPYTIFYPSCFMESLNTTQRVGRFVLQIDRSSVRPWYIAAEDYGKQVARAFQIARGGQHQEYVIQGPEAITQHEAAERFVKAYPTKKLVTLTVPSSLIRLGQLFSAQADYGWHITKALNGYPEVFEAQQTWTDLGVPQTTVERFADSASMQG encoded by the coding sequence ATGCATATTGCCATTATTGGTGCAACAGGAATGATTGGTAAACCTGTTACTCACGAACTACGTAAGGCCGGTTTCAGCATTCGGATCATTGCCCGTGATGTGGCCGCAGCCCGTCGTCTGTTTCCTGGTACAGAGATAGCCGCCGGTGATTTGCGAACTATAGCTAGTCTCATCGGTCCCTTGCAAGGCATCGATACGGTTTACCTGAACCTATCGATCAGGCAAACCGAAAAACCTGCCGATTTTCATACCGAAGAGCAGGGGATAGTTAATCTAATTGAAGCGGCCAAACAAGCTGGCGTACGTCGAATTGCGTATCTATCGTCAATGGTTATGCGCTATCAAGACATGGATGGGTTCAGTTGGTGGGTGTTTGCGATAAAGCAGAAGGCTGTCCGCCTGCTCAAAGCGTCGGGAATTCCGTACACCATCTTTTATCCGTCCTGTTTTATGGAGTCACTGAACACCACGCAGCGGGTCGGGCGTTTTGTGTTGCAGATCGATCGATCTTCCGTGCGTCCGTGGTATATAGCCGCCGAGGATTACGGCAAACAAGTGGCCAGGGCGTTTCAGATTGCGCGGGGAGGACAACATCAGGAATACGTCATTCAGGGACCGGAAGCGATCACCCAGCATGAAGCTGCCGAACGCTTCGTGAAAGCTTACCCAACGAAAAAACTGGTGACACTTACGGTACCTTCTTCGCTGATAAGACTCGGACAGTTATTTTCAGCTCAGGCCGATTACGGCTGGCATATCACAAAAGCGCTCAACGGGTATCCCGAAGTGTTTGAGGCCCAGCAAACGTGGACCGACCTGGGTGTTCCACAAACAACCGTTGAGCGTTTCGCCGACAGCGCGTCAATGCAAGGGTAA
- a CDS encoding TetR/AcrR family transcriptional regulator: METIERKPRSRENARAGILGTAKAIARREGWQAVSIRKIADAIEYSAPIVYEYFDSKDVLLNEIRNEGFRHLHQEYERIVKLYRDPEKRLYEISLIQWEFARQQPEIYQVMYNLDGAYCTIPVDQSEAMQAVSDVVSATIFSFIPKAKESIQRLYFEWWSVSHGMITLAMLLKDQQPLDKSEQVYREAMRRFVRGLR; this comes from the coding sequence ATGGAAACCATCGAGCGCAAGCCCCGTTCCCGTGAAAATGCCCGTGCTGGCATACTGGGAACCGCAAAAGCTATCGCCCGCCGGGAAGGCTGGCAGGCCGTGTCAATCCGTAAAATTGCAGATGCCATTGAGTATAGTGCCCCCATCGTCTACGAATATTTTGACAGCAAAGATGTGTTGCTGAACGAAATTCGAAACGAAGGGTTTCGCCATCTGCATCAGGAGTACGAGCGTATTGTAAAATTATATAGAGACCCGGAAAAGCGACTTTACGAGATTTCGCTTATTCAATGGGAGTTTGCGCGGCAACAGCCCGAAATTTACCAGGTGATGTATAACCTGGATGGTGCTTACTGTACCATCCCCGTTGATCAGTCAGAGGCTATGCAGGCGGTTAGCGACGTGGTTAGCGCGACAATTTTCTCGTTTATTCCCAAAGCAAAGGAAAGCATTCAACGATTGTATTTCGAGTGGTGGTCGGTATCGCATGGCATGATTACGCTGGCAATGCTGCTGAAAGACCAGCAGCCGCTCGATAAATCGGAGCAGGTTTACCGGGAAGCAATGCGTCGGTTTGTGCGGGGTCTGCGCTAA
- a CDS encoding SAM-dependent methyltransferase, protein MAWYHTFFHGLPQNAWKAAQTDEQTQLDLELLVETLDFGPGDRVLDVFCGYGRHALPLARMGAHVVGVDISDEYIDECKAVAKKEKLALEAIRGDFLTMPVSDLDPYAPYDAAYCLGNSFSFFPRHDMLAFLKRIADLLKPGGRFLAHSEMVAESVLPDYQERNWQPVGEGDDAILFLVENTYDPLESRIDSHLTYVRNGETQTRTAQHFVYTLAELSHLFVEAGFAIVDCYGTVEGEPYELGDAGVWLVAERR, encoded by the coding sequence ATGGCCTGGTATCATACTTTTTTTCACGGGTTGCCGCAAAATGCCTGGAAAGCCGCCCAAACTGACGAGCAGACACAACTGGATCTTGAATTACTCGTCGAAACACTGGATTTCGGTCCGGGCGATCGGGTACTCGACGTTTTTTGCGGGTACGGTCGTCATGCGTTGCCGCTGGCCCGGATGGGTGCTCATGTTGTGGGCGTCGATATTTCGGACGAATACATCGATGAGTGCAAGGCGGTTGCTAAGAAAGAAAAATTGGCGCTCGAAGCGATTCGTGGTGATTTTCTGACGATGCCCGTTTCGGATCTAGATCCGTATGCGCCGTATGATGCAGCCTACTGTTTAGGAAATAGCTTTAGTTTCTTTCCCCGCCACGATATGCTTGCTTTTTTGAAGCGAATAGCGGATCTGTTAAAACCGGGCGGGCGGTTCCTGGCTCATTCGGAAATGGTTGCCGAATCGGTGCTACCGGACTACCAGGAGCGCAACTGGCAGCCTGTGGGTGAAGGCGACGATGCGATTCTGTTCCTGGTTGAAAATACGTATGATCCCCTTGAAAGCCGCATCGATTCCCACCTGACTTACGTCAGAAATGGCGAGACACAGACCCGGACAGCGCAACACTTTGTGTATACTTTAGCTGAATTAAGTCACCTGTTTGTCGAAGCAGGCTTCGCCATCGTTGACTGTTATGGTACGGTTGAAGGAGAACCGTATGAACTTGGCGATGCTGGCGTATGGCTAGTAGCCGAACGAAGATAG
- a CDS encoding redoxin domain-containing protein: MPTPGQKAPDFTLFNSDRQEVSLGSFQGKNLIILFFPMAFTSVCTAELCEMRDNITTYADLNADIAAISVDSPFTLAKFKEDQQLPFNLLSDFNKEVSQAYDTYYETFVMNLKGVSKRSAFVIDKEGIIQYAEVLDSAGDVPNFQAVRETLASLN; the protein is encoded by the coding sequence ATGCCAACTCCCGGACAAAAAGCACCCGATTTTACCCTGTTTAATAGTGATAGACAGGAGGTATCATTGGGCAGTTTTCAAGGCAAAAATTTAATCATTTTGTTTTTTCCAATGGCCTTTACGAGCGTTTGCACGGCTGAGCTTTGCGAAATGCGGGATAATATAACCACGTACGCAGATCTGAACGCTGATATTGCTGCTATCTCCGTCGATTCGCCATTCACGCTGGCAAAGTTCAAGGAAGATCAGCAATTACCGTTCAATCTGCTGTCGGATTTCAACAAGGAAGTGTCGCAAGCCTACGATACGTATTACGAAACGTTTGTCATGAATTTGAAAGGAGTGAGCAAACGGTCTGCTTTCGTGATCGATAAAGAAGGGATTATTCAATATGCCGAAGTGCTCGACAGTGCGGGTGACGTTCCCAACTTTCAGGCTGTCCGCGAAACACTCGCTTCTCTTAATTAA
- a CDS encoding ROK family protein, protein MQNYWGIDLGGTKIEGVILSAPSPDAVIIRKRIDTEAHKGYDHILAQILRLIDILKTETGLTPERIGFGTPGTHDPARQTMKNCNTTVLNGRPMKQDLARMLGVPVEVANDANCFALAEATMGIVPDVVPNFQSVFGVIMGTGVGGGVVIRGRDGVPFVLNGLQGIGGEWGHNILEENGYPCYCGKRGCNEQVISGPALQRYYHQISGEERTMKDIMERYTAGDDLFASQTVNRLLEYFGRAISVIVNILDPDAIVLGGGVGNVDLLYTEGVERAKKYVFNSGELNTRFLKPKLGDSAGVFGAALL, encoded by the coding sequence ATGCAAAACTACTGGGGCATTGATTTGGGCGGCACCAAAATAGAAGGTGTTATTTTAAGTGCTCCTTCGCCCGACGCCGTTATTATCCGGAAACGAATCGACACAGAAGCGCACAAAGGCTATGATCATATCCTAGCCCAGATTCTCCGACTCATTGACATTCTTAAAACAGAAACGGGTTTGACTCCGGAGCGGATCGGTTTTGGAACGCCGGGCACGCATGATCCGGCCCGGCAAACCATGAAAAACTGCAACACCACCGTGCTGAATGGCCGCCCTATGAAACAGGATCTGGCCCGGATGCTCGGTGTTCCCGTCGAGGTAGCCAACGATGCCAACTGCTTTGCGCTGGCCGAAGCCACGATGGGTATTGTGCCCGATGTTGTCCCCAATTTCCAGTCAGTATTCGGCGTGATCATGGGTACGGGTGTTGGCGGGGGCGTTGTTATTCGCGGACGCGATGGCGTTCCGTTCGTGCTGAACGGCCTACAGGGTATTGGGGGCGAGTGGGGTCACAACATTCTGGAAGAAAACGGCTATCCTTGCTATTGTGGCAAACGGGGCTGTAACGAACAAGTAATCTCAGGACCTGCCCTACAACGGTATTATCACCAGATCAGTGGTGAAGAGCGGACGATGAAAGACATCATGGAACGGTATACTGCCGGTGACGATTTATTTGCTAGCCAAACGGTCAACCGACTGCTGGAATACTTTGGTCGTGCGATTTCCGTGATTGTAAACATCCTTGACCCAGATGCGATTGTGTTGGGCGGGGGCGTCGGTAATGTTGATTTGCTGTACACCGAAGGTGTTGAGCGAGCAAAAAAATATGTGTTCAACTCGGGCGAATTGAACACACGTTTTCTAAAACCTAAATTGGGCGACAGCGCGGGCGTCTTTGGTGCAGCGCTGCTGTAA